In Paenibacillus sp. FSL M7-0420, a single genomic region encodes these proteins:
- the wecB gene encoding non-hydrolyzing UDP-N-acetylglucosamine 2-epimerase has translation MKIMTILGTRPEIIRLSVIIPLLDRHAERHVLVHTGQNFTASLSAVFFAELGLRAPDYVLQDKQAGLGGQLAAMFGSLESILLQEKPDRVLLLGDTNSALCAILAERMGIPVVHMEAGNRCYDLKVPEEKNRRVIDAVSTINMPYTQQSKRHLLSEGFPSQRIVLTGNPIHEVITHYDEQIAASDILSRLKLEAGRYLLVTAHRAENVDDPESLLQIMSGLNLVAVHLGLRLICSIHPRTRSKLTEEFPLSMNPLVEFHEPFGFFDFVHLERYALCAITDSGTVQEECCLMGVPTVTIRRTTERPETVDCGSNVVSGVEQNSILRCTVLMTSLKPDWEAPEGYLAQGVSVKVVKFLLGGNLHVQ, from the coding sequence ATGAAGATCATGACGATTTTGGGCACCCGGCCCGAGATCATCCGCCTTAGTGTCATCATTCCGCTGCTGGACCGGCATGCGGAGCGGCATGTGCTGGTGCATACCGGACAGAATTTCACGGCCAGCCTCAGCGCGGTATTCTTCGCGGAGCTTGGACTCCGCGCACCGGACTACGTGCTGCAGGATAAGCAGGCCGGGCTCGGGGGCCAGCTGGCCGCCATGTTCGGCAGCCTGGAGAGCATCCTGCTTCAGGAGAAGCCGGACCGCGTACTGCTGCTGGGTGATACCAATAGTGCGCTGTGTGCCATTCTGGCCGAGCGGATGGGCATCCCTGTGGTGCATATGGAAGCAGGCAACCGCTGTTACGATCTGAAAGTGCCGGAGGAGAAAAACCGCCGTGTCATAGATGCCGTCTCCACCATAAATATGCCGTATACCCAGCAGAGTAAGAGACATCTGCTCAGCGAAGGGTTCCCCAGCCAGCGTATCGTGTTAACCGGAAATCCCATCCATGAAGTGATTACGCATTACGACGAGCAGATCGCGGCCAGTGACATCCTGTCCCGGCTGAAGCTGGAAGCCGGCCGGTATCTGCTGGTGACTGCCCACCGGGCCGAGAATGTCGATGATCCGGAGTCGCTGCTCCAGATTATGTCCGGGCTGAACCTGGTGGCTGTGCATTTGGGACTCCGCCTGATCTGCAGCATCCATCCCCGTACACGCTCCAAGCTTACGGAGGAGTTCCCGCTAAGTATGAACCCGCTGGTGGAGTTTCACGAACCCTTCGGATTTTTTGACTTTGTTCATCTCGAACGTTATGCCCTGTGCGCCATTACCGACAGCGGCACCGTTCAAGAAGAATGTTGCCTGATGGGAGTGCCTACGGTGACCATACGCAGGACGACAGAACGCCCGGAGACCGTAGATTGCGGAAGTAATGTAGTGTCCGGGGTAGAACAGAACAGCATCCTGCGCTGCACCGTGCTGATGACGTCGCTTAAGCCCGATTGGGAGGCGCCGGAAGGGTATCTTGCCCAAGGTGTCTCGGTAAAGGTAGTTAAATTTCTGCTTGGAGGGAACCTGCATGTTCAATAA